One Lysinibacillus sp. OF-1 DNA segment encodes these proteins:
- a CDS encoding UDP-N-acetylmuramoyl-tripeptide--D-alanyl-D-alanine ligase → MKKTLKQLAAWLNEDMAAFGDTVVSGISIDTRTIQQGDLFVPFRGEQTNGHQFVVQAFEKGAGASLWQKDEPNPPEGYPLLFVDDSEVALQEMARAYRNEHKAKFIGITGSNGKTSTKDILAGTLAPFFKVQKTIGNFNNQLGLPITILQLDENTDVAVLEMGMSGFGEIEFLTKLARPHMTVITNIGEAHMQDLGSRAGIAKAKFEIIQGMQPDGLLFYDGDEPLLQELVAKEQHLQAVPFGLEPGNLLYAENIHANADGSHFTTHGIIEGDFFISVLGKHQVKNTLVAMLISHKLGLNNEQIRTSLEHVVLTDMRMQQVQGTNGALFINDAYNAAPTSVKAAIQFMASSTIRPEKWLVLGDMLELGPNEQSFHEGLAAYINEHEIDYLCLFGPRMAYLYQVLKERFEKERLLYVADDYTAIIEKLKLANESSIVLLKGSRGMKLETILNAFTSQ, encoded by the coding sequence GTGAAAAAAACATTAAAACAATTAGCTGCATGGTTAAATGAGGATATGGCGGCTTTTGGTGATACCGTTGTATCAGGAATTTCTATCGATACAAGAACAATTCAACAGGGAGATTTATTTGTGCCATTTCGTGGCGAGCAAACAAATGGGCATCAGTTTGTTGTTCAAGCATTTGAGAAAGGCGCGGGAGCTTCTCTCTGGCAAAAAGATGAACCAAATCCTCCAGAAGGTTATCCTTTACTATTTGTGGATGACTCAGAAGTGGCTTTACAGGAAATGGCAAGAGCCTACCGTAATGAACATAAGGCGAAATTTATCGGCATTACAGGTTCAAATGGTAAGACATCCACAAAGGATATTTTAGCGGGTACACTTGCGCCATTTTTTAAAGTACAAAAGACTATTGGGAACTTTAATAATCAATTAGGGTTACCTATTACAATTTTACAGCTTGATGAAAATACAGATGTTGCTGTTCTTGAAATGGGTATGAGTGGTTTTGGTGAAATTGAATTTTTAACGAAGCTTGCTCGTCCACATATGACGGTTATTACAAATATCGGCGAGGCTCATATGCAGGATTTAGGGTCACGAGCAGGTATAGCAAAAGCAAAATTTGAAATTATTCAAGGGATGCAGCCTGATGGTCTATTATTCTATGATGGTGATGAACCGCTGCTCCAAGAATTGGTGGCCAAGGAACAGCACTTACAAGCAGTGCCGTTCGGATTAGAGCCAGGTAATCTTTTATACGCTGAAAATATTCATGCTAATGCGGATGGCAGTCACTTTACTACGCATGGAATCATTGAAGGCGACTTCTTTATTTCAGTTCTTGGTAAGCATCAAGTAAAAAATACATTAGTGGCGATGTTAATTTCTCATAAGCTAGGTTTAAACAATGAACAAATTCGTACATCCTTAGAGCATGTAGTCTTAACAGATATGAGGATGCAACAAGTACAAGGAACAAATGGAGCACTATTTATCAACGATGCCTATAATGCAGCACCAACCTCGGTGAAGGCTGCTATTCAATTTATGGCTTCCTCTACAATTCGACCTGAAAAATGGCTTGTGTTAGGAGATATGCTGGAGCTTGGACCGAATGAGCAAAGTTTTCACGAAGGGCTAGCAGCATATATAAATGAGCATGAAATTGATTATCTCTGCTTATTTGGCCCTCGGATGGCATATCTTTATCAAGTATTAAAAGAGCGCTTTGAGAAAGAACGTTTACTGTATGTAGCAGATGATTATACGGCTATTATTGAAAAGCTAAAACTAGCGAATGAATCATCTATTGTTTTACTTAAAGGCTCGCGTGGTATGAAATTAGAGACGATCTTAAATGCATTTACGTCACAGTAA
- a CDS encoding PH domain-containing protein, producing MSKEINRLHPVSAVITSVKALKSMILPIAIIIIGNGFNFSLNFHSDHFFDTILLFGVWGGAALLALIGGIIKWRTFVYWFEDGELRIKYGLFVKKKRYIPFERIQSLNYNEGIFHRIFGLVKVQVETAGSKGGKPEVELTAIRKAAADVIELEMRRAKNGVDQQQDQEEIQVIEEAVSIPTIYHMSIRDLLVLATTSGGIGVVLSGLAAIASQFSDIIPYETVFHELADFVKVGAFLVALTAMFVLIVAWVVSVVITLINYYDYTVRIEEEKLIITKGLLEKKRITLPLNRIQAIRIVENPLRQLTGFATVVVESAGGNGEDGNDKKITLFPLIKKQDCLHTLEQLFPDMNWHPSFIRSPKRARPFFYRIDFIWLVPIMGACSYYFYPYGLLSLLLIPLTILIGIWQHKTAGYQIDGKQLAMQYRVFSRITLIVEKKRIQSIQSTQSYFQKRKNVMSIKATVMSGATGTTGSVSSLEQQDAETILTWYEH from the coding sequence ATGTCTAAAGAAATTAATCGTTTACATCCAGTATCTGCAGTTATTACGAGCGTTAAAGCATTAAAAAGTATGATATTACCAATTGCCATTATTATCATAGGAAACGGCTTTAATTTTTCTTTGAATTTTCATAGCGATCATTTTTTTGATACCATTTTACTTTTTGGTGTCTGGGGAGGTGCGGCACTTCTTGCACTTATTGGGGGCATCATAAAATGGCGGACATTTGTTTATTGGTTTGAAGACGGGGAGTTACGCATAAAGTATGGATTGTTTGTTAAAAAGAAGCGTTATATTCCTTTTGAACGTATACAAAGCTTAAATTATAACGAGGGTATTTTTCATCGCATTTTTGGTTTAGTGAAAGTTCAGGTTGAAACAGCAGGTAGTAAGGGAGGTAAACCTGAGGTCGAACTGACAGCAATCCGTAAAGCGGCAGCAGATGTTATTGAATTAGAAATGCGTCGGGCTAAAAATGGGGTAGATCAACAACAAGATCAGGAAGAAATCCAAGTGATAGAGGAAGCTGTCTCCATTCCAACGATTTACCATATGTCCATACGTGATTTACTCGTTTTAGCAACAACATCTGGTGGGATCGGTGTCGTACTATCAGGTCTTGCAGCAATTGCTTCACAGTTTTCCGATATTATTCCTTATGAAACAGTATTTCATGAACTAGCTGATTTTGTGAAAGTCGGTGCATTTTTAGTCGCTTTAACAGCGATGTTCGTTTTAATTGTAGCTTGGGTTGTATCAGTGGTCATCACACTGATTAATTACTATGATTATACAGTCCGAATTGAAGAAGAAAAATTGATTATCACCAAGGGACTTTTAGAGAAAAAGCGTATTACTTTACCGCTGAATCGAATTCAAGCCATTCGTATTGTTGAAAACCCTTTGCGTCAATTAACAGGCTTTGCAACGGTGGTCGTTGAAAGCGCTGGAGGTAACGGTGAAGATGGGAATGATAAAAAGATTACTTTGTTTCCACTCATTAAGAAGCAGGATTGTTTGCACACATTAGAGCAGCTTTTCCCAGATATGAATTGGCATCCTTCGTTTATTCGATCACCAAAAAGAGCAAGACCATTCTTCTATCGAATTGATTTTATTTGGCTAGTTCCAATTATGGGTGCATGTAGTTATTACTTTTATCCGTATGGACTGTTGTCATTACTGTTAATTCCGTTAACAATCCTAATCGGAATATGGCAGCATAAAACAGCAGGCTATCAAATTGATGGAAAGCAACTGGCTATGCAGTATCGAGTATTTAGTCGTATTACATTGATTGTGGAGAAAAAGCGAATTCAATCCATTCAAAGTACACAATCTTACTTTCAAAAAAGAAAAAATGTTATGTCTATAAAAGCAACAGTCATGTCTGGAGCAACTGGTACAACGGGAAGTGTATCAAGCTTAGAGCAACAGGATGCAGAAACAATCTTAACTTGGTATGAACATTAA
- a CDS encoding GNAT family N-acetyltransferase — protein sequence MFKYDINESAYLKLLDLSDVDELFALTDRSRNTLREWLPFVDSVKTVEDTEQFVKKAMQQYADHNGIQAGIYYDGELAGVIGYHQINWQHKWTSIGYWLGNEFVGKGLVTNSMKALIDYAFNYLMLNRIEVRVAVGNIRSRTIPKVLGFHEEGRLRDAEWLYDHHVDQVVYGLTAAEWKKVKMANEATVIL from the coding sequence TTGTTTAAATATGATATTAATGAAAGCGCTTATTTAAAGCTATTAGACTTGAGTGATGTAGATGAATTATTTGCTTTAACTGACCGTTCAAGGAATACATTACGTGAATGGCTGCCATTTGTAGATAGTGTTAAAACTGTAGAAGATACAGAGCAATTCGTCAAAAAGGCTATGCAACAATATGCTGATCATAATGGTATACAAGCAGGGATTTACTATGATGGAGAGCTTGCAGGCGTAATTGGCTATCATCAAATCAACTGGCAGCATAAATGGACAAGCATTGGCTACTGGCTAGGAAATGAGTTTGTGGGGAAGGGGCTCGTAACAAATTCAATGAAAGCATTGATTGATTATGCTTTTAATTATTTAATGTTAAATCGTATTGAAGTACGTGTAGCGGTAGGGAATATTCGCAGTCGTACAATTCCCAAAGTATTGGGCTTCCATGAAGAAGGGCGTTTAAGGGATGCAGAGTGGCTTTATGATCATCATGTTGACCAAGTTGTTTATGGCTTAACCGCCGCTGAATGGAAAAAGGTTAAGATGGCAAATGAGGCCACTGTGATTTTATAG
- a CDS encoding MFS transporter has product MKKAILLLMSVQFLVYLGFGIIIPVLPEVIVQQNWNDLHVGGLLTVYSLASFFTAPFWGMLSDKIGRKQLILTGLVGFSLSFVIFSLFIDNLAILYVSRIVGGLFSGALYTAVTGFIADMSSEEDRNKYMGFMGMSIGLGFIFGPAIGGVLGHYSLQLPFIASASLIALLFIYASFVLKEPEKRKDSTKRAIVPKGASKMLQYRVRYLFMFSFLVTFMLAGVEATFQLFQIEKIHITPLQIGYLFMFSGFVDAAIQGGVVRRIKNGSETTWLIGAQIVTAIGMLLFTLTANLFIAGLALCVFTAGNALARTCVVSLSSKESGGQYGTAAGLSYSMDNLGRILGPLFFTWLFTMQASLGYYISAAIAILSISLIFIYKASSKSLRFE; this is encoded by the coding sequence ATGAAAAAGGCAATTTTATTATTGATGTCTGTTCAATTTCTCGTTTACCTAGGATTTGGCATTATTATTCCTGTCTTACCTGAGGTGATTGTGCAGCAAAATTGGAATGATCTCCACGTCGGTGGTTTACTAACCGTATATTCACTTGCAAGTTTCTTTACAGCACCATTTTGGGGCATGCTATCAGATAAGATAGGTCGTAAACAACTAATCTTAACAGGTCTGGTTGGTTTTAGCCTTAGTTTTGTTATTTTTTCATTATTTATAGATAACCTAGCTATTTTGTATGTCTCACGCATTGTAGGTGGTTTATTCTCAGGAGCATTGTATACAGCAGTAACAGGATTTATCGCAGATATGTCCAGTGAAGAGGATCGTAATAAATATATGGGCTTTATGGGCATGTCCATTGGTCTTGGTTTTATTTTTGGTCCAGCAATCGGTGGGGTGCTAGGCCATTATAGTTTGCAATTACCATTTATCGCATCCGCATCATTAATTGCACTATTATTTATTTATGCAAGTTTCGTCTTAAAAGAACCTGAAAAACGGAAAGATTCAACTAAACGTGCTATTGTACCAAAAGGCGCTAGCAAGATGCTACAGTACCGTGTGCGTTACTTATTTATGTTTTCATTTTTAGTAACCTTTATGCTAGCGGGTGTTGAGGCTACTTTCCAACTATTCCAAATCGAAAAGATTCATATTACACCATTACAAATTGGATATTTATTTATGTTTAGTGGTTTCGTTGATGCAGCCATTCAAGGTGGCGTTGTTCGACGTATAAAAAATGGCAGCGAAACAACATGGTTAATCGGTGCTCAAATTGTAACAGCAATCGGTATGCTATTATTCACACTCACAGCTAATCTTTTTATCGCTGGTCTAGCCCTATGTGTCTTTACAGCTGGTAATGCACTTGCTAGAACGTGTGTGGTATCGCTCTCCTCGAAAGAATCTGGAGGACAATATGGAACTGCCGCAGGTCTTTCCTATTCAATGGATAACTTAGGACGTATTCTTGGTCCACTATTTTTCACTTGGTTATTTACGATGCAAGCAAGTCTCGGGTACTATATATCGGCAGCAATAGCCATTCTTTCGATAAGTTTGATTTTTATCTATAAGGCTTCCAGTAAATCATTGCGTTTTGAATAG
- a CDS encoding Lmo0850 family protein: protein MRKEVDLKKIVSNLSKLGVTATVTKSRLELLKVLTPPTQTPQVQA, encoded by the coding sequence ATGAGGAAAGAAGTAGATTTGAAAAAGATTGTTTCGAATTTATCTAAGTTGGGTGTAACAGCCACTGTAACAAAGTCTCGACTAGAACTTTTAAAAGTGCTAACACCACCAACGCAGACTCCGCAAGTTCAAGCTTAA
- a CDS encoding PH domain-containing protein encodes MRAQPIHQISRKGLTVWRLYGVIQTLVLFIVAGLVSYGTYYFEWPSFIYFIAGAIVVLSAILSIFVFPKIRWERWRYEVREHEIEVQHGLFVVKRTLIPMVRVQHVDTTQGPILKKYDLGNISISTAATVHTIPALVMDEADILRARISDLARVAEDDV; translated from the coding sequence TTGAGAGCACAGCCGATTCATCAAATATCCCGAAAAGGGTTAACTGTGTGGCGTTTATATGGTGTCATACAAACATTGGTGTTATTCATTGTAGCGGGGCTAGTAAGCTACGGTACATATTATTTTGAATGGCCGTCATTTATTTACTTCATAGCTGGGGCAATTGTAGTTCTAAGTGCAATACTATCCATTTTTGTATTCCCGAAAATAAGATGGGAACGATGGCGTTATGAGGTTCGTGAGCATGAAATCGAAGTACAACATGGTTTATTTGTTGTGAAACGTACATTAATACCAATGGTACGTGTTCAACATGTTGATACAACACAAGGACCGATTTTGAAAAAATACGACTTAGGTAATATTTCAATTTCAACAGCAGCAACTGTACATACGATTCCTGCGCTTGTTATGGACGAAGCAGATATACTTCGTGCTCGCATCTCTGATTTAGCAAGGGTGGCGGAAGATGATGTCTAA
- a CDS encoding FtsW/RodA/SpoVE family cell cycle protein codes for MENKRNFANRFDWTLAFILFTFLVISLLAIASAQTSGQYGINYVPKQMQWYVIGAVIIGIVMFFEPDQYKKMSWYMYGAGIALLVLLIFMPEGEGQIGAPVNGAKSWYHTPIGNIQPSEFMKTFYILALARLISKHHEVYSLKSVKTDFLLLGKIGITLIIPLAIIMKQPDLGSALVFFAITAALIIVAGISWKIILPTFLGGVVAGGTLLWMALYMQDFLEKTFGLKAYQFARIYSWLDPYSYSSSEGYHLITSLNAIGSGEIFGKGFRNREVYVAENHTDFIFTVIGEEWGFIGASIVICVFFLLIYHLTKTTLLLKDPFSTYVCAGIIAMITFHVFENIGMTIQLLPITGIPLPFISYGGSSLMGNALAIGLVFSMRFHYRTYMFTTHDEDE; via the coding sequence ATGGAAAATAAACGAAATTTCGCAAACCGTTTTGACTGGACCCTCGCTTTTATTCTTTTCACTTTTCTAGTCATCAGTTTGTTAGCTATTGCATCTGCCCAGACATCGGGTCAATATGGCATTAACTACGTACCTAAACAAATGCAATGGTATGTTATTGGTGCAGTAATTATTGGCATCGTCATGTTTTTTGAGCCAGATCAATATAAAAAAATGTCATGGTATATGTATGGAGCAGGGATTGCCTTATTGGTACTGCTTATTTTTATGCCTGAAGGAGAAGGTCAAATCGGTGCACCCGTTAATGGTGCTAAAAGCTGGTATCATACGCCGATTGGAAATATTCAGCCTTCTGAGTTTATGAAAACTTTTTACATTTTAGCACTAGCACGACTAATCAGTAAGCATCATGAAGTTTATTCGTTAAAATCAGTAAAAACGGACTTCCTACTACTAGGGAAAATTGGTATCACACTCATCATACCATTGGCTATCATTATGAAGCAGCCTGACCTTGGTTCTGCTCTTGTATTCTTTGCGATTACTGCTGCTCTTATCATCGTAGCCGGAATTTCTTGGAAAATCATTCTACCGACCTTTTTAGGTGGAGTGGTAGCAGGTGGCACCCTACTGTGGATGGCACTTTATATGCAGGATTTCCTAGAAAAAACGTTCGGCTTAAAGGCTTATCAATTTGCTCGAATTTATTCTTGGCTAGACCCCTATTCCTATTCATCTAGCGAAGGCTATCATTTAATAACATCGTTAAATGCTATTGGGTCAGGAGAGATCTTTGGTAAGGGGTTCCGAAATCGAGAGGTATATGTAGCAGAAAACCATACCGATTTCATTTTTACTGTTATCGGTGAAGAATGGGGATTTATTGGCGCTAGTATTGTTATTTGTGTTTTCTTCTTATTAATTTATCACTTAACAAAGACAACGCTCTTATTGAAAGATCCATTCTCAACATATGTTTGTGCAGGTATCATTGCCATGATTACTTTCCACGTCTTCGAAAATATAGGCATGACTATTCAGTTATTACCAATTACAGGTATCCCGCTTCCGTTCATTAGTTACGGAGGAAGTTCTTTAATGGGCAATGCTTTAGCCATTGGGCTAGTCTTTAGTATGCGGTTCCATTATCGAACGTACATGTTTACGACACATGATGAAGATGAATAA
- a CDS encoding DEAD/DEAH box helicase, with amino-acid sequence MTNFSELNISESTLRSVKRMGFEEATPIQEGTIRFAIEGRDVLGQAQTGTGKTAAFGIPLIEKIDPKNPNIQALVIAPTRELAIQVSEELYKIGYDKRVKLLSVYGGQEIGRQIRALKNRPQIIVGTPGRIIDHINRRTLKLEDVQTLVLDEADEMLNMGFIDDINSILENVPSERQTLLFSATMPPAIRKIAETFMRDPEIVKIKAKELTVDNIDQYFVKSAEREKFDVLSRLLNVHQPELAIIFGRTKRRVDELAQALSIRGYLAEGIHGDLSQAKRISVLRQFKENKIDILVATDVAARGLDISGVTHVYNFDIPQDPESYVHRIGRTGRAGKSGLAITFVTPREMGYLRIVEETTKKRMTPLRPPTTDEALEGQQRLAVETLENLIANNNLGDYRTLAAEVLDNHEAIDVVAAALRSLTREPDDTPVTITEERPLPMRRERSSSNRSGGDRGRGNRSFGGGRRDGARSGERRNSGSSSRREGGRREGGRREGGQGRSRSPRRHEG; translated from the coding sequence TTGACAAATTTTTCAGAATTAAATATTAGCGAATCTACATTACGCTCAGTAAAGCGTATGGGATTTGAAGAAGCAACACCAATCCAAGAAGGTACTATTCGTTTTGCGATTGAAGGCCGTGATGTATTAGGTCAAGCACAAACAGGTACTGGTAAAACTGCCGCTTTCGGGATTCCACTAATTGAGAAAATTGATCCAAAAAACCCTAATATTCAGGCGTTAGTTATTGCTCCAACTCGTGAGTTAGCGATTCAAGTTTCAGAAGAGCTATATAAAATTGGCTATGACAAGCGCGTAAAATTATTATCAGTATACGGAGGTCAAGAAATTGGCCGTCAAATTCGTGCACTGAAAAATAGACCTCAAATCATTGTTGGTACACCAGGACGTATTATTGATCATATTAATCGTCGTACGTTAAAATTAGAAGATGTTCAAACATTAGTATTGGATGAAGCAGATGAAATGTTAAACATGGGCTTTATCGATGATATTAATTCAATCTTAGAAAACGTGCCTTCTGAACGTCAAACATTACTGTTCTCAGCAACAATGCCACCAGCAATCCGTAAAATTGCAGAAACATTTATGCGTGATCCAGAAATTGTGAAAATTAAAGCAAAAGAATTAACAGTTGATAATATCGATCAATATTTTGTTAAGTCTGCTGAACGTGAAAAATTTGATGTTTTATCTCGTTTATTAAACGTTCACCAACCAGAGCTTGCTATTATTTTTGGTCGTACAAAACGTCGTGTAGATGAGCTTGCACAGGCCCTATCTATTCGTGGCTATTTAGCTGAGGGTATTCATGGTGATTTAAGCCAGGCGAAGCGTATCTCCGTATTACGCCAGTTTAAAGAAAATAAAATCGATATCCTTGTTGCGACGGACGTTGCCGCTCGTGGACTTGATATTTCTGGTGTAACACACGTTTATAACTTTGATATTCCTCAAGATCCTGAATCTTATGTTCACCGTATTGGACGTACAGGTCGTGCGGGTAAATCAGGTCTTGCCATAACATTTGTAACACCTCGTGAAATGGGTTACTTACGTATTGTGGAAGAAACAACGAAAAAACGTATGACACCTCTTCGCCCACCAACAACTGATGAAGCATTAGAGGGTCAACAACGTTTAGCTGTGGAAACACTGGAAAATCTTATTGCTAATAACAATTTAGGTGATTACCGCACACTTGCAGCGGAAGTACTAGATAATCATGAAGCAATTGACGTTGTTGCAGCTGCTCTACGTTCATTAACGAGAGAGCCAGACGATACACCAGTAACAATCACAGAAGAGCGTCCATTACCAATGCGTCGTGAGCGTTCTAGCAGTAACCGTAGTGGCGGTGATCGTGGCCGTGGTAACCGTAGCTTTGGTGGCGGACGTCGTGACGGCGCTCGCAGTGGAGAACGTCGCAATAGCGGTAGCAGTAGCCGTCGAGAAGGCGGACGCCGTGAGGGAGGTCGTAGAGAAGGTGGACAAGGTCGTTCTCGCTCTCCACGACGTCACGAAGGTTAA
- a CDS encoding D-alanine--D-alanine ligase — protein MKKRIGLLYGGKSAEHEVSLSTARAVTGALNFEEYEVYPIFITSDGEWRRGERLEKPVSAIEELQFGDNATILENNITDFLIDEKGNAVQFDVIFPLLHGTNGEDGTVQGLLEVLNLPYVGNGVLASSAGMDKVVMKQLFEIAGLPQVPYTYFIRSEWKNEQQTIIERCEQGLSWPMFVKPANLGSSVGISKATNREELIKAIEIALQYDRKIVVEQGIMAREVELAVLGNDYPEVSVPGEIKPVTEFYDYDSKYKDGSTALIIPAELPVETVTSLKELAKRAFKAIDGSGLVRADFFVTAENSVYINEVNTMPGFTPVSMYPLLWQHTNVSYPELIDRLIKLAIERYEEKQQLHYKKD, from the coding sequence ATGAAAAAAAGAATCGGTTTATTATACGGCGGAAAGTCAGCGGAGCATGAGGTGTCATTATCGACAGCTCGTGCAGTTACTGGAGCTTTGAATTTCGAGGAGTATGAAGTATATCCGATTTTCATTACATCTGACGGGGAATGGCGACGTGGAGAACGTTTGGAAAAACCTGTAAGTGCAATAGAAGAATTACAATTTGGTGATAATGCCACAATTTTAGAAAATAATATTACTGATTTTTTAATCGATGAAAAAGGCAATGCGGTGCAGTTTGATGTTATTTTCCCATTGTTACATGGAACAAATGGTGAGGATGGAACTGTGCAAGGATTACTGGAAGTACTGAATTTACCATATGTAGGAAACGGTGTATTAGCATCTTCAGCTGGTATGGATAAAGTGGTGATGAAGCAATTATTTGAAATTGCAGGCTTACCACAAGTGCCCTATACGTACTTTATTCGTAGTGAGTGGAAAAACGAGCAACAGACCATCATTGAACGATGTGAACAGGGCTTGAGTTGGCCGATGTTTGTGAAGCCTGCAAACTTAGGTTCAAGCGTTGGGATTAGCAAAGCAACTAATCGTGAGGAATTAATAAAAGCAATTGAGATTGCTCTGCAATATGATCGTAAAATTGTTGTAGAACAAGGTATTATGGCTCGCGAAGTTGAACTAGCTGTGTTAGGTAATGATTATCCTGAAGTTTCGGTACCAGGCGAAATTAAACCAGTCACTGAATTTTATGATTATGACTCGAAGTATAAGGACGGTTCTACAGCCCTTATTATTCCAGCGGAGCTACCAGTGGAAACTGTGACAAGCTTAAAGGAATTAGCAAAACGTGCATTTAAAGCAATAGATGGTAGCGGTTTAGTTCGTGCCGACTTTTTTGTAACGGCTGAAAATAGCGTTTACATCAATGAAGTGAATACAATGCCTGGTTTCACGCCTGTAAGTATGTACCCATTATTATGGCAACATACAAATGTGAGCTATCCAGAGCTGATTGACCGTCTCATTAAGCTAGCAATCGAACGTTACGAAGAAAAACAACAGCTTCACTATAAAAAAGACTGA
- a CDS encoding YwqG family protein, translated as MNKATNFLLPKELEAFRSEIEDTLLSTIIIQPYQRSTTLTESKFAGEPYLPSFQTYPKDLTGEPMRLLAQINFAEIPPLLGFPSRGLLQFFISANTFKTTTVNYYEDIFQQFYKVRFYPTVNDSAAHSQQAHFSIPTTLDGFPIRQELALQFQLTQEPISALDYRAQRHLPFLLSSQMDDVQEIYLQHFLGAGAKIGGYAYYLNEDIHQESLLLQRYNVLLLQIDSHDELGIMWADCGVGKFFINREKLLQKDFSDILFQWENY; from the coding sequence ATGAACAAAGCAACAAATTTTTTACTTCCTAAAGAGCTAGAAGCTTTTCGCTCAGAAATCGAAGACACGCTACTTTCAACAATCATTATTCAGCCATACCAACGTTCAACTACGTTAACTGAAAGTAAATTTGCTGGCGAACCCTATCTCCCCTCTTTTCAAACCTATCCAAAAGATTTAACAGGGGAGCCAATGAGATTATTAGCTCAAATTAATTTTGCCGAAATCCCACCACTACTAGGTTTTCCTTCAAGGGGATTACTGCAGTTTTTTATTTCAGCCAATACTTTTAAAACTACTACTGTCAATTATTACGAAGACATTTTTCAGCAATTTTATAAAGTAAGATTTTATCCAACTGTCAATGACAGTGCAGCCCACTCTCAACAGGCACACTTTTCTATACCGACTACATTAGATGGCTTCCCTATTCGTCAGGAATTAGCTTTACAATTTCAGCTAACACAGGAACCCATTTCTGCACTAGATTATCGAGCACAACGTCACCTTCCCTTCCTCCTATCCTCCCAAATGGATGATGTGCAAGAGATTTATTTGCAACACTTCCTAGGAGCGGGAGCTAAAATTGGTGGCTATGCTTATTATTTAAATGAGGATATTCATCAAGAGTCCTTGCTACTTCAGCGCTATAATGTCTTATTATTACAAATTGACTCTCATGATGAATTAGGAATTATGTGGGCAGATTGCGGTGTTGGCAAGTTTTTTATTAACCGAGAAAAGCTTCTTCAAAAGGATTTTTCCGATATTTTATTTCAATGGGAAAATTACTAA
- a CDS encoding alpha/beta hydrolase, with protein sequence MSVGVLCIHGFSGGPYEVEPFTTYLRAQTNWLIVEPTLSGHGEELQMSGFTAKHWLMDAELAYRSLAKKVDEVIVVGFSMGGIIALYLAKRYKVKKLVLLSAAAKYVSPKQLVNDFKVLATEAYHRNLTNNELFLRYHHKFNNVPLASTIEFMKLVRMVEPYYQHIQIPVYIVQGKLDGIVPYHTAQFLFDKLASKDKNLYFSDNGKHHICFEEDCSEWFPRVLTFLRDK encoded by the coding sequence TTGTCAGTAGGTGTACTATGTATTCATGGATTTTCAGGTGGACCTTATGAAGTGGAGCCATTCACAACATACTTACGGGCACAGACAAATTGGCTAATTGTAGAGCCGACGTTGTCAGGGCATGGAGAAGAATTACAAATGAGTGGTTTTACAGCGAAGCATTGGTTAATGGATGCCGAGCTTGCCTATCGATCATTAGCTAAAAAAGTAGATGAGGTAATCGTCGTTGGTTTTTCAATGGGGGGAATCATAGCATTATATTTAGCTAAACGTTATAAAGTAAAAAAACTCGTATTATTAAGTGCTGCTGCAAAGTATGTCAGTCCCAAACAGTTAGTCAATGATTTCAAAGTGCTTGCTACAGAGGCTTATCACCGTAATTTGACGAATAACGAACTTTTTTTACGATACCATCATAAATTTAACAATGTGCCTTTAGCATCCACAATAGAATTTATGAAGCTGGTTAGAATGGTGGAACCTTATTATCAACATATTCAAATTCCTGTTTATATCGTGCAAGGGAAATTGGACGGAATAGTGCCCTATCATACGGCGCAATTCCTTTTTGATAAATTAGCCTCGAAAGATAAAAATTTGTATTTTTCTGATAATGGCAAGCATCATATATGTTTTGAGGAAGATTGTTCTGAATGGTTTCCAAGGGTTTTAACGTTTTTAAGGGATAAATAA